From the genome of Watersipora subatra chromosome 9, tzWatSuba1.1, whole genome shotgun sequence:
atgtatacatgtatatcagatgcacatatatctctatatcagatacatctacatgtatacatgtatacatgtatatcagatgCACATATATCTCTATATCAGATACAtccacatgtatacatgtttataAGATGTACATATATCTCTATATCAGAGACATctacatttatacatgtatatcaaatgcacatatatctctatatcagagacatctacatgtatacatgtatatcagatgcacatatatctctatatcagatacatctacatgtatatcagatgtacatatatctctatatcagatacatctacatgtatatacatactgaACACGAACAAAACTTACCATTGTCAGTCAATATATATGGCTTTGAAGGATGAACGGCTATACTTCGCAAGTAGTCCTTGTGAGCTTGGAAGTTGTGTACTCTTGTTAAGGGGTTGTAAACAAAAATGTGAAGCCAACCTTCATCCTATAAATAAAATGCCACTATTATGTCACCAACAACGAGTTTTCACAAGATTGGTTAAAACTGTGAGTTTTCAAACAacagtaataaaaattacaGTGATGTTGCTTCAAAGAGCAAACACCTGCTTTTGATCAGTTTGCTAGCAAAGAAATAACTCAAGAAAGTTTTctataaaatctgtaataattacatttgtatttgttgtgctCAGGAGACCTTTAAAGCCAATTTACATTCAAACATTGCTGGCTATGTACCTGTGACTACCCTctatcaatatttattataactTCATGTAttgaataattaatataatatatattaaataataaatttatagaATCAATCAAAAAAGACCTGTTAGAGTATTTCAAATACAACTAAACCTAGAAGACTGtatgtttttaaaatagttaaGAGAAGTgactaaataatattataacttcactgataataaattttgcTTATTGCTCATGGCCTGCTTCCTCTTTGCAGGTTCTTTGTTTCTTTCTACTCTATTAATAATCATAGTACCTTTTAGTGCAGGGGGCTTGGACTGGTAATAATTGATTATTGTTgattgttatagttattattggTAGTTATTGATACTTTTGATTATTGTTGGTTATCATTGCTCTTTGCAAagttgttattgattattgttGGTTTTATTGGTCTTTATTGATTAGTGTTTTCTGATATAAATTTCTCTATTTCCAAACCTCAATTTTTAACATATTACGTATTTCTTTTTTTAACACTATAGAAGCGAAAGACTAATAATACATTCTATAAAGTTATCTGCTTTCATAAATAACTCATTCCTTTTTTATAGATGCTCTTTAGATAGAAAACTTAACATAAACTTGAAatagtatattttaatttattcacAATAAACTACATTTAGTACTTAGTACTTATTTGGCCACCAGTGGCCATCTAGATCATCTGTGTAGAACAAGAACTGAACATCTCATTGCACCAGTTTACACACAACGCTGAAGTCACTCTGAACTAGTTTATAAATGACTACCAGGCTATCATCATTAAGTTATGTGTAAACCTTTAGAATCTACATATCAAAGAGGTGATGTGTGAATATCTAAGTTAAGGCCTGGCTACACAGCAATGAATTGAGTCGCAGCCATCGCCTACGCATTGCGAACGCGTTGGCACCACATAGACAGCCTGTTACCAATGCTTGATCAAACTATGTATTACTTACAGTGCCTGCCACCACCCATTTCTCTCTAGCAACAAAAACCACTGCTCTCACAGTCGTGTATGTTTCTACTTCAAGTTTTTCTGTAAATGTCTACAAATAGGAAAAGACTCCAATACAACACTTGTAAAGTTCTATTTGGCGCTGAAAGCTAAAAGCATGGCTATACAACAGTGACTACCCAGTGAACGATGCTAAGCTTATGACACTGTACGGGTTTGTTAGAAGAAGCAACGACCTAGATAGAAGGGTGAAGGCTTGCAACCAAACAACTTCAGTCATGCTCAAAACTCACTTTTGATTGggcaattaatatttaatgaACACAATATTTACGTTATTAATTCACAAGTGGTCTATTTACCTGGGATTTAGAATGTAACATAAGCAGGAAATAGGTGGAAGGGGtgttaacattttaatttagtTCTGACCCATGTATAGTGGTGTCAAAATAAACTggatttttttgttgaaaaactaaaattctcatttacaacttGGCTACCCATTGTAAATTTAGTCAAtaacaataaattatatattaaattaatcctcattttgtcctgatttcaaatatttaaatcaaacagctataaaattatgtttttgaattattacaaaagcTAACTTCTTAACATTTCATTTTTGAATGGTTGAAGATTACAATTTtacaatctgtacagatatcACACCGCAAAAATCTTAATTATCTTAACTTAAATTACATACGTGAAAAACATGTACAGTGAAATGTTTAGAATTTAGCCTGTATAATCATTGAAACATAATTTTACTGCTGTTTAGTTTACATATTAGAAATAAGAAAGAATGAGGAATAATTTAATAtgtaatttatggctattggcTAAATTTACATTGGGTAaccaaaatataaatgaaaattttagtttctcaaaaaagaaatcaaattaattttgtaCATCACTATACATGGGTCGGAAATGTAGTTGCTTTTACAGACTTCTGGTGCTTCAGATGAGGTATGAGACCTACAAAAGAGTCAATTAAGTCGGTGATGGTTGTGGCTTCGTCCTTCTTATACTAACCAAAGTTTCAATGTTCCACATATGCACAAATCCATCAATCAGGCCGATGACCATCAAGGGTTCAGTAGGGTGCAGGTTGGCACATTTGACTCTGCCAGACTTTGCAAAAAGCTTTCCTGCTACTTGCATCTTGAAAGACTACAATGAAGACTACAATGTAGACTACAACAAAGACTTCAATGAAGACTACAATGAAGACTACAACGAAGACTACAATGAAGACTACAATGTAGACTACAATGAAGACTGCAACGAAGACTACAACAAAGACTACAACGAAGACTACAATGAAGACTACAATGAAGACTACAACGAAGATTACAACGAAGACTATAATGAAGATTACAATGAAGACTACAATGAAAACTACAATAAAGACTGCAACGAAGACTACAACGAAGACTACAACGAAGACTACAACGAAGACTACAATGAAGACTATAACAAAGACTGCAACAAAGACTACAACGAAGACTACAATGAAGACTACAATGAAGACTACAACGAAGATTACAACGAAGACTATAATGAAGATTACAATGAAGACTACAATGAAAACTACAATAAAGACTACAACGAAGACTACAATGAAGACTACAACGAAGACTACAACGAAGACTACAGTGAAGACTACAATAAAGACTACAATAAAGACTACCACTGCATGTATAAGACTAGCAATTAGCTTAAACTTATAAAAGTGCACTTGTgaaatatattcattttttcACATTGAAATGTATTCAAAATTACCTAAAGCTGTGTTTTAAGAAAGCAGAGTGGCTGTACTTTTTATGATTAGATGTGGTCAAAAGCTTAGGTTTTAAGTTTATCTCCAGTCGGTAGTCTTTGAGACATTCAAGTTCATTCTTGAAAAGGTCAGGAAATTCTTCACATAGTTGTTTGCAATCTTTCTGTAATGATGTGTCTGGCTGGTCTGTGGTGATTGTAAAATTGTGTTTTCTCTTATTTTATCATCAATGGAGATTTATAAATGCTTGATAGCTGTTCTTCCTAGTAGATTGAGGTCTTGGACAATGCTTACTACAAACTGTAGAGTTTCTGTTCCTGTAGAAGTAGTTTGGTTTCAATGTTACATTGTCTTGCGGTCTTTATCATGAGTCCTGAAGATGATTTGTAGTCTGCCTGTGTAAATTGACGGTCAGATTTTCCTAGCTGTTCTCAAATCTGTTGAGTTATGATGTTGTTACAGGCTCCTGTGTCAAGTTTCATGGTGAAAGTTTGTTCTTGTAGTTTTATTTCCTCATGTAATTTAGGTACGGAATTAGTGGAAGTTTTTGTCATGTGTAGAGTTACAATTCTTTTTACTggttttgaagttgtcttcttcttAATACATGCATGCTCAGTATGTCCAATTTGTAACAAAAATTGCAAGTTGCAGATTTGAACAGGCAGTTATCTGGCAGGTGTCCAACTTTATCACATTTGTAGCATGGCTTCTTCTGTAATGGTCTAGTTGCTTTCTGTCTGTTGTGCTGTTGTGTTGATGGTGCATAGATTTTTTTCTGGGTGAAAAATTTGTTCAGTCTCGGCTGCTTTTCATAAACAGTTTCCTTGGCAACTCTGGCTGCTTCTTCTGTCTCCTGAGCTAATtgaatggttttattgaaagttAGTTCCCTGTATTTGACTTTAAAAAGTGATTTTAGTACTGCCTCATTGTAGACAGAACAAATGAATCTTGTTCTCAACgcttcatctaatggatctATGATGTCTGAGAAAGCACAAGTTGTAGCATCTTGGCGTATTCTTGCTGCAAGTTCTGAAATTGTCTCTTCTGGTTTGCGCTGCATATCACTCCAATATCGGTAGCGTTCTCTTACAATAAATCGTGCCGGGTCAAAGGGTTCTTTCGAAAAATTAACTATTTCATCTATGCTTAAATCATTGATAGCTTTAGATGTACCTAGCTGTGCTGCCATGTTGCTTAGTTGTTTATATAGTGCTGAGTGTTGATTAGTTAGAAAAACTCGTGCTGCCTTCTCAGGTGGAACTGAATTAGCTTCTATgaaggtgttgaatctgtccATGTAGTCTGTTAGTAACTTTGTTGTTGGATCAAATTCATGAAATTTCGTTACAGATGCTGTCGATGTTTTCTTTCCCTTAGCTTTCTACAGAACTAGttctattaattttttattttcgtTCAGCTGTTTATGTCCAGCTTTCTCTTGTTCTtatctagcttgctcttgttcttgtgtAACTTGTTGTTGTTCTTGCCTAGCTTGTTGAGCTTCTTCTCGCTGCAACTGAATCAGCCTAATAAGGTTGTCAATTGCGTCTGCCATTGTCGGATGATATAGTGTAAACAAGTACTCTTGTTGTATCTGTAGGTTTTAGTCCTTGTCGTCAAtaaatttctattatttttctCAATAA
Proteins encoded in this window:
- the LOC137405014 gene encoding uncharacterized protein DDB_G0280315-like → MTIKGSVGCRLAHLTLPDFAKSFPATCILKDYNEDYNVDYNKDFNEDYNEDYNEDYNEDYNVDYNEDCNEDYNKDYNEDYNEDYNEDYNEDYNEDYNEDYNEDYNENYNKDCNEDYNEDYNEDYNEDYNEDYNKDCNKDYNEDYNEDYNEDYNEDYNEDYNEDYNEDYNENYNKDYNEDYNEDYNEDYNEDYSEDYNKDYNKDYHCMYKTSN